In the genome of Botrytis cinerea B05.10 chromosome 13, complete sequence, one region contains:
- the Bcufd4 gene encoding Bcufd4, which yields MAKEISRPLSTATSVSSSSSFTPRITRSSARQAANSSESSAGSSASATAATAAVAPSGRSSAPSRKRKATVREPSPALDPEPTKATPSKRSKRQKVSETEVPTPAPASAASSRRKNAKAPAVMSSHRKVKIHSEHGQVSNNIYSDSAGPSNEPSNAAASSSRRKSNRNNKKDASSSTPSSSKKSKKSATAAKDTDTTMNDEDDKPPPHPLDDDDASDDNDDDDIPRDYDGGDDDDDDPFGGFGGPGGPPHGLSSTLRALSGMMSGVSSRLRDILTQLKQKDDPSIQLIALQELSEILLVSTEDNLSGHFSPDAFVKELVVLMQPADFGFGEANPEIMLLACRCIANLMEALPASTANVVYGGAVPVLCQSILELTFIDIAEQALSTLEKISIEYPASIVREGGLTGCLTNLDFHNTNTQRTAVTTAANCCRNIPEDSFNVVKDVMPNLLSVFNSNDQKVVEQGSLCVTRIVESFRYHPSKLEELVSPDLLRVILRLLLPGSTNLIGANIHTQFLRVLAFTAKASPKLSAELFKMNVVETLYQILTGVSPPSATEDVASKIDSVVIMQALIHRPREQVIETLNVICELLPGIPRSGNSMFDDDIDTELPSRATNASSGSRKKSANEIRIELLEGCREEVKRFAIILFPTLTDAFSSTVNLHVRQKVLNAQLRMLSNLDKDILMEALRSVPYASFLAAILSQQDHPSLVISALQATELLLVCLEDIYRYQFYREGVIAEITKLATIEETKTENKHPSAETIESKPATAQADADRKISEKAGQNGEARNEDHNSSDEDNEDNENNEDDMDNEIGHNDDLQDDVTASPVSSRGSTMSLDGLHRHASSDPKTMVYIIAARAQKFLDIHENEKNSKAMKNKATQILTSLQSLASDIRNFYLHQGPGNGVELFTTLASYFDGDVLQSVTSAELLNSEIVQVLLEVFNNPDEQLANDARSAFLEVFMGQTLTKKSITGADVPATPFGLLIHKLQDLLSRSEHFEVVTVHSNSFEGNRSSAASMLAKQIRLKLVADEDSEIPRSYRNIMVSIHAIATFKALDDYLRPRISLSDRPRPPRARDGLSGALAALAAAGLPNPYAGIPNAQARLAAAAAAANPTASTPRTSRRAKSKSGPAPTPASADQSTSNTPVDKPARRSARRSGAQTDPPPPPPPPPMQEEDALANALECADERQMSEDEELEDSSALDAIVGDMEEEMEEDSPVDPTAVNLEVAAGGKVTARKEDGTRVATPSQSWPSTSRSSSALQAAAAQEALSTPTTSSRPMSYAAAIQAVPSDWHIEFSMDGKVIANDTTIYRAVHTMANTVEDQSSRSVWSAIHPIKFKRVPGPPPPEPSSLSRASEASTETTASGIPASLDKHPATSSILRLLNILHALNANLDDVLADNKDALKLNAEPLSQFVNTKLTAKLNRQLEEPLVVASNCLPTWSEDLARLYPFLFPFETRHLFLQSTSFGYARSMTRWQNAQSADESRRDRHRDERPFLGRLQRQKVRISRSKILESALKVMELYGASQSILEVEYFEEVGTGLGPTLEFYSSVSKEFSKKKLKLWRENDNDTDEYAFGVRGLFPAPMSEEQSLNENGKRILHLFKMLGKFVSRSMIDSRIIDVSFNPTFFRIGDELTPVTPSLGTVKTVDPQLAKSLKMIKKFSIAKKAIAEDSTLTATQKVLATEALKIDGAKIEDLSLDFTLPGYAIDLLPNGSSISVTIDNVDLYLEKVIDMTLGSGVQKQIDAFREGFTQVFPYSALRAFTPDELVMLFGRVEEDWSLETLTDSIKADHGFHMDSKSVKNLLQTMSELSLPDRRDFLQFTTGSPKLPIGGFKSLTPMFTVVCKPSEPPYSSDDYLPSVMTCVNYLKLPDYTDLDVMRRRMSTAIREGQGAFHLS from the exons ATGGCAAAGG AAATATCAAGACCACTCTCCACTGCGACTTCcgtctcttcatcttcttcatttacTCCCAG AATTACACGATCATCCGCGCGGCAAGCTGCCAACTCTTCAGAATCATCGGCCGgctcttctgcttctgcgaCTGCAGCAACTGCAGCAGTAGCTCCATCAGGTCGCTCTTCAGCCCCATCACGAAAGCGTAAAGCTACTGTGCGGGAACCAAGTCCCGCTCTGGATCCTGAACCCACAAAGGCAACTCCATCCAAGCGTTCAAAGCGTCAGAAGGTCTCAGAAACCGAAGTTCCCACACCTGCTCCTGCTTCAGCCGCATCTTCTCGTCGAAAGAACGCAAAAGCTCCTGCGGTTATGTCTAGTCACAGGAAAGTCAAGATCCATTCGGAGCATGGTCAAGTGTCTAACAATATATACAGTGATTCTGCCGGTCCTTCCAATGAGCCATCAAACGCGGCTGCGAGTTCCTCCAGGCGCAAGTCTAACAGAAATAATAAGAAAG ACGCCTCAAGCAGCACACCGAGCTCCAGtaagaagtcgaagaaatCCGCCACTGCTGCTAAGGATACAGACACGACAATGaacgatgaggatgataaACCTCCCCCACATCCACTCGATGACGACGATGCCAGCGATGACAACGATGACGACGATATCCCTCGAGACTACGATGGCggtgatgatgacgatgacgatcCATTCGGCGGCTTTGGTGGACCCGGTGGACCACCCCATGGGTTATCGAGCACTCTGCGAGCTTTGAGTGGAATGATGTCTGGAGTCTCTTCTCGATTGCGCGACATTTTGACACAATTGAAGCAAAAAGATGACCCTTCCATTCAATTGATAGCTTTACAAGAACTTTCTGAGATACTACTTGTTTCTACCGAAGACAATCTTTCCGGTCACTTTTCTCCGGATGCCTTTGTCAAAGAACTGGTGGTTTTGATGCAACCTGCAGACTTCGGGTTTGGGGAGGCAAATCCTGAGATTATGCTCCTTGCCTGTCGATGCATTGCCAATTTGATGGAAGCCTTACCTGCAAGCACTGCTAACGTCGTCTACGGTGGCGCTGTTCCAGTTCTCTGCCAGAGTATTCTAGAATTAACATTCATCGATATAGCTGAACAGGCTTTGAGT ACCTTAGAAAAAATATCCATTGAATATCCAGCATCAATCGTCCGCGAGGGAGGATTGACAGGTTGTCTAACAAATCTTGACTTCCataacacaaacacacaaagAACTGCTGTCACTACTGCTGCAAATTGCTGCAGAAACATTCCCGAGGATTCATTCAACGTAGTCAAGGATGTTATGCCCAATTTACTAAGCGTCTTCAACTCCAATGATCAGAAAGTCGTTGAGCAGGGCTCACTTTGTGTAACTCGAATCGTGGAGAGCTTCAGGTATCACCCAAGCAAGCTCGAGGAACTCGTCAGCCCCGATTTACTACGCGTCATTCTTCGTCTTTTACTCCCTGGATCTACCAATCTTATTGGTGCTAATATCCATACACAATTTCTTCGCGTTCTTGCTTTCACAGCAAAGGCGAGTCCTAAACTGTCCGCCGAACTTTTTAAAATGAACGTTGTTGAaacattatatcaaattttgacTGGTGTTTCGCCACCCAGCGCCACAGAAGACGTAGCATCAAAGATTGACAGCGTCGTGATTATGCAAGCCTTGATCCACAGACCTCGAGAACAGGTTATCGAGACTTTGAACGTTATATGTGAGCTTTTACCCGGAATTCCACGAAGTGGCAATTCAATGTTTGACGACGATATTGACACCGAACTTCCATCGAGAGCAACAAATGCATCATCTGGTTCAAGAAAAAAGTCCGCGAACGAGATTCGTATTGAACTTTTAGAGGGTTGTAGAGAAGAGGTTAAGAGATTTGCAATTATTCTCTTCCCAACCTTAACGGATGCCTTTTCTAGCACCGTCAATCTCCACGTTCGCCAAAAGGTTCTCAACGCTCAGCTCAGAATGCTTTCAAATCTTGACAAGGATATTTTGATGGAGGCTTTAAGATCAGTTCCATATGCATCCTTCTTGGCTGCAATTCTCTCACAGCAAGATCACCCTAGCTTAGTGATCTCAGCACTTCAAGCTACGGAGCTTCTTCTCGTTTGTCTTGAAGACATATATCGTTACCAATTTTACAGGGAAGGAGTGATTGCTGAAATTACTAAACTAGCAACTATTGAAGAGACTAAGACAGAAAACAAACACCCGTCTGCGGAAACTATTGAGTCTAAGCCTGCTACTGCGCAAGCTGATGCAGATCGCAAGATCTCTGAAAAGGCTGGTCAAAATGGAGAGGCGCGTAACGAAGATCACAACTCGTCAGATGAAGACAACGAAGACAATGAGAATAACGAGGACGACATGGACAATGAAATCGGACATAATGACGATTTACAAGATGATGTAACAGCTTCTCCAGTCAGCTCTCGTGGCTCTACAATGTCATTGGATGGGCTTCACCGACATGCATCATCAGATCCAAAGACTATGGTATATATCATTGCCGCCCGTGCCCAAAAGTTCCTTGATATTCATGAGAACGAAAAGAATAGCAAGGCCATGAAGAATAAGGCAACCCAAATTTTGACGAGTTTACAATCTCTCGCTTCAGACATCAGGAATTTCTATTTACATCAAGGCCCCGGGAATGGAGTTGAGCTTTTCACAACACTTGCATCATATTTTGATGGCGATGTTTTACAAAGTGTTACAAGTGCCGAGTTATTAAATTCTGAAATAGTCCAAGTCCTATTAGAAGTTTTCAATAATCCTGACGAACAGCTGGCCAACGATGCTAGATCTGCGTTCCTCGAAGTCTTCATGGGCCAAACTCTCACTAAGAAGTCAATTACTGGGGCGGATGTGCCTGCGACTCCATTTGGTCTTCTTATCCACAAATTACAAGATTTGTTGAGTCGCTCAGAGCATTTTGAAGTTGTTACTGTTCACTCAAATAGCTTTGAAGGAAATAGGAGTAGTGCTGCATCAATGCTTGCTAAGCAAATTCGTCTTAAGCTAGTAGCTGACGAGGATTCCGAGATTCCAAGATCTTACAGAAACATCATGGTTTCTATTCATGCGATCGCTACTTTCAAGGCTTTGGATGATTACCTTCGTCCCAGAATCAGCTTGTCTGATCGTCCTCGGCCACCTAGAGCCAGAGACGGCCTTTCTGGTGCATTAGCTGCTCTTGCTGCAGCTGGCTTACCCAATCCATATGCCGGCATTCCCAATGCCCAGGCACGTCTCGCTGCGGCTGCAGCCGCAGCGAATCCAACTGCATCTACTCCCCGCACGTCTCGTAGAGCAAAGTCGAAGTCTGGTCCCGCCCCAACCCCTGCATCGGCCGACCAATCAACCTCAAATACACCCGTAGATAAACCTGCTCGGCGTTCGGCTCGGCGCTCGGGAGCTCAAACTgatccacctcctccacctcctccgcCACCCATGCAAGAAGAGGATGCACTTGCTAACGCCCTCGAGTGTGCTGATGAGAGACAGATGAGTGAAGACGAGGAGTTAGAAGATAGTTCTGCATTGGATGCCATTGTCGGTGacatggaagaagaaatggaagaggatTCACCTGTTGATCCTACAGCTGTAAACCTTGAAGTCGCTGCAGGTGGTAAGGTCACAGCCCGCAAGGAAGATGGCACAAGAGTCGCGACCCCATCTCAATCTTGGCCAAGCACTTCCCGCAGCAGCTCGGCACTTCAGGCAGCTGCTGCCCAAGAAGCCTTGTCCACACCAACCACATCGTCCAGACCTATGTCTTATGCAGCTGCAATCCAAGCTGTTCCGTCAGATTGGCACATTGAATTCAGTATGGATGGCAAAGTGATTGCTAATGATACTACTATATACCGCGCTGTTCATACCATGGCCAACACGGTGGAAGATCAATCAAGTCGAAGTGTTTGGTCCGCGATTCATCCCATTAAATTCAAGCGTGTTCCAGGGCCACCTCCTCCAGAACCTAGCTCTCTCTCCAGAGCATCAGAGGCCAGTACAGAGACTACAGCATCTGGAATTCCCGCGTCGCTAGATAAGCATCCTGCAACATCCTCAATTCTTCGATTACTTAACATCTTACACGCTCTTAATGCCAACCTAGATGATGTTTTGGCTGATAACAAGGATGCCTTGAAACTAAATGCTGAGCCTTTGTCACAGTTTGTGAACACTAAGCTCACTGCAAAGTTGAACAGACAACTTGAAGAACCTCTTGTGGTTGCCAGCAACTGTCTTCCAACTTGGAGCGAGGATCTTGCCCGGCTTTACCCGTTCTTGTTTCCTTTTGAGACGCGTCATCTATTCTTGCAATCAACATCTTTCGGCTATGCTCGTTCAATGACTAGATGGCAGAACGCCCAATCTGCTGACGAATCACGTCGGGATCGTCATCGCGATGAACGTCCTTTCCTAGGTAGGCTTCAGCGCCAGAAAGTTCGGATATCTAGATCAAAGATTTTGGAGTCGGCCTTGAAAGTTATGGAGCTTTATGGTGCATCCCAGAGTATCCTAGAGGTTGAGTACTTTGAAGAGGTTGGAACTGGTCTCGGGCCAACACTCGAGTTTTATTCATCGGTTTCAAAAGAGTTCTCCAAGAAGAAGCTCAAGCTATGGCGCGAGAATGATAACGATACCGATGAGTATGCATTTGGTGTCCGAGGCCTTTTCCCAGCACCTATGAGCGAAGAACAATCATTGAAcgagaatggaaagaggaTTTTACACCTATTCAAGATGCTCGGAAAGTTTGTTTCTAGATCCATGATTGACTCTCGCATTATCGATGTTTCTTTCAATCCCACATTTTTCCGCATTGGCGACGAATTAACCCCTGTAACACCTTCTCTTGGTACGGTCAAAACTGTCGACCCTCAATTGGCCAAATCCCTCAAGATGATAAAGAAGTTCTCTATTGCAAAGAAAGCCATCGCCGAGGACTCGACTTTGACAGCTACGCAGAAAGTCCTTGCTACAGaagctttgaaaattgatggaGCTAAGATTGAAGATCTCAGTCTAGACTTCACACTTCCTGGATATGCCATTGATCTTCTTCCCAATGGCTCTTCAATCTCCGTCACCATTGATAACGTTGATCTCTACCTTGAGAAAGTTATTGACATGACTTTGGGTAGTGGTGTTCAGAAACAAATCGATGCATTCCGTGAAGGCTTCACTCAAGTCTTCCCATATTCTGCTTTGAGGGCCTTTACTCCGGATGAGTTGGTTATGTTGTTTGGCAGAGTTGAAGAGGATTGGTCTCTTGAAA CTTTGACCGATTCTATCAAAGCAGATCACGGCTTCCATATGGACAGCAAGAGTGTGAAGAACCTGCTCCAGACAATGAGTGAGCTCAGTCTGCCAGATCGTCGGGACTTCCTCCAATTCACAACTGGAAGCCCAAAGCTCCCCATTGGTG GATTCAAGAGTCTTACACCAATGTTCACTGTGGTTTGTAAACCTAGTGAACCACCCTACTCCTCCGATGACTACTTACCAAGTGTCATGACATGTGTCAATTATCTCAAATTGCCCGATTATACCGATTTAGACGTCATGCGACGACGTATGAGTACTGCCATTAGGGAAGGACAGGGAGCTTTCCATCTGTCATAA